A single Thermus islandicus DSM 21543 DNA region contains:
- a CDS encoding DUF5602 domain-containing protein, whose amino-acid sequence MRKAKTLVLVSLAVVLGLGLAQMLQVRKAPPSAPYVNVSEALKGALPNFIPGLGTLYVDPSKLPEGPFLAYDKAGNLVKVVFMVPLKKLNESQKYVDIGTQTLRALGVTRVDHVNLIPSGPHPGVNEPHYHIELVLVSVDQERKVLEGEPY is encoded by the coding sequence GCGAAAACGCTCGTGCTGGTTTCTTTGGCGGTGGTCCTGGGCCTGGGTCTGGCCCAAATGCTTCAGGTGCGGAAGGCCCCCCCTTCGGCCCCCTACGTGAACGTGAGCGAGGCCCTGAAGGGGGCGCTCCCCAACTTCATCCCCGGCCTCGGCACCCTCTACGTGGACCCCTCCAAGCTCCCCGAGGGGCCCTTCCTGGCCTACGACAAGGCGGGGAACCTGGTAAAGGTGGTCTTCATGGTCCCCCTCAAGAAGCTCAACGAGAGCCAGAAGTACGTGGACATCGGCACCCAGACCCTGCGGGCCCTGGGGGTCACCCGCGTGGACCACGTGAACCTCATCCCCTCGGGACCCCACCCCGGGGTGAACGAGCCCCACTACCACATTGAGCTGGTCCTGGTCTCCGTGGACCAGGAGCGGAAGGTGCTGGAGGGCGAGCCCTACTAA